From Planctomycetota bacterium, a single genomic window includes:
- a CDS encoding rhodanese-like domain-containing protein produces MTHPHRVHPDYEVSPADAHASLSRRACVLVDCRTQPEWDLVRVPGSVHVPLDELGARADEIDVPPGVPVYVICHHGRRSLDGAMILRASGIESLKDARSVAGGIDLWSQAADTAVPRYERAPGVLRLRTP; encoded by the coding sequence GTGACGCACCCCCACCGCGTCCACCCCGACTACGAGGTCTCGCCCGCCGACGCGCACGCGAGCCTCTCGCGCCGGGCCTGCGTGCTCGTGGACTGTCGCACCCAGCCGGAGTGGGACCTGGTCCGGGTGCCCGGCAGCGTGCACGTGCCGCTCGATGAACTGGGCGCCCGCGCCGACGAGATCGACGTCCCGCCCGGCGTGCCCGTCTACGTCATCTGCCACCACGGGCGGCGCTCGCTCGACGGCGCGATGATCCTCCGCGCCAGCGGCATCGAATCGCTCAAAGACGCCCGCTCGGTCGCGGGCGGCATCGACCTCTGGTCGCAAGCCGCCGACACCGCCGTGCCCCGCTACGAGCGTGCCCCGGGCGTGCTGCGCCTGCGCACGCCGTGA